One window of Neochlamydia sp. AcF84 genomic DNA carries:
- a CDS encoding class I fructose-bisphosphate aldolase → MLEIADIERFLGAEADSLLHYQCKKVSKEALHLPGPEWLSKIHGVSDRPIRVLASLQALFNHGRLGGTGYLSILPVDQGIEHSAGATFAPNPIYFDPQNIMKLALESGCNAVASTLETLGLVARKYAHRLPFIAKINHNELLSYPNRYDQILFGNVKQAWNMGAMAVGATIYFGAPESHRQIKEISEAFSQAHELGMATILWCYLRNPAFKVDGVDYHESADLTGQANHLGATIGADIVKQKLPLNNGGYKALNKDKKGSYGKYAEAMYTDLCTDHPIDLCRYQVLNGYSGRVGLINSGGASLGQKNLEEAVRTAVINKRAGGMGLISGRKTFQCPLDEGIKIFHAIQDVYLNEAITIA, encoded by the coding sequence GTGCTTGAAATAGCTGATATTGAAAGATTTCTTGGAGCTGAAGCTGATTCTTTACTCCACTACCAATGTAAAAAAGTTTCCAAAGAGGCACTTCATTTGCCTGGGCCAGAGTGGCTAAGTAAAATTCATGGTGTTAGTGATCGTCCCATACGCGTGCTTGCTAGCCTTCAAGCGCTCTTTAATCATGGGCGCTTAGGGGGGACAGGATATCTTTCTATCCTTCCTGTTGATCAGGGTATCGAACATTCAGCAGGCGCTACTTTTGCTCCTAACCCTATCTATTTTGACCCGCAAAATATTATGAAATTAGCTTTAGAAAGTGGCTGTAATGCAGTAGCCTCCACCTTAGAAACATTAGGGCTTGTCGCACGAAAATATGCACATCGCCTTCCTTTTATAGCAAAAATCAATCATAATGAGCTTCTTAGCTATCCTAACCGATATGACCAAATTCTTTTCGGAAATGTTAAGCAAGCCTGGAATATGGGAGCAATGGCTGTAGGTGCCACCATTTATTTTGGTGCCCCAGAAAGTCATCGTCAGATTAAGGAAATTAGCGAGGCTTTTTCACAGGCGCATGAGCTAGGAATGGCTACCATTCTTTGGTGTTATCTACGTAACCCAGCTTTTAAAGTTGATGGTGTAGATTACCATGAGAGTGCTGACCTCACAGGCCAGGCCAATCATCTAGGAGCAACCATTGGAGCAGATATTGTAAAACAAAAACTACCTCTTAATAATGGTGGCTATAAAGCTCTAAATAAAGATAAGAAAGGCAGCTACGGTAAATATGCTGAAGCTATGTATACAGACCTTTGTACTGACCACCCTATCGATCTTTGCCGTTATCAAGTATTAAATGGCTATAGTGGTCGCGTGGGGCTTATCAATTCAGGAGGAGCTTCTCTAGGGCAAAAAAACTTGGAAGAGGCGGTTCGTACAGCTGTCATTAACAAAAGAGCCGGAGGGATGGGCCTAATCAGTGGACGTAAAACTTTTCAATGCCCTCTTGACGAAGGCATAAAAATCTTCCATGCCATACAAGATGTCTATCTAAACGAAGCTATTACTATTGCCTAG
- a CDS encoding cytochrome c peroxidase yields MKLAQIAWIAFFWMGVVWSEVNVSDASKMNFLAEPQKLTLPYGLPEIPWPKDNPYHAKKAELGRLLYFDTRLSSDGTVSCASCHAPSEGFSDRRPVSIGIKGRYGSRHSMTIINSAYQPLLFWDGRAKTLEEQSKGPIANPKEMTLADNPHEAHWQCQERVKNIAGYRLLFKEVFNNEECTIDDIAKALSTFERTLLSGNSPYDRYIKGDKSAMSAEQAHGYQVFLSKGCIDCHHGVNFSSGDFANIGIGMASSKPDLGRYEITKKDKDWGAFKVPILREIVSNHPYMHDGSLKTLEEVIEYYDKGGTPNPNLHPLMKPLQLKEEEKKALLSFLKALDGEGWQHIQAPSTFPE; encoded by the coding sequence ATGAAGCTTGCGCAGATAGCATGGATAGCTTTTTTCTGGATGGGTGTAGTATGGAGTGAAGTGAATGTCAGCGATGCATCGAAGATGAATTTTTTGGCCGAGCCTCAAAAACTTACCCTTCCTTATGGGTTACCTGAAATTCCTTGGCCTAAAGATAATCCATACCATGCAAAAAAAGCAGAGTTAGGACGGCTTTTATATTTTGATACTAGGCTCTCTTCAGATGGAACTGTTTCCTGTGCAAGCTGCCATGCGCCCTCTGAAGGTTTTTCAGACCGCAGACCTGTATCCATAGGAATTAAAGGACGGTACGGCAGCCGCCACTCCATGACCATTATCAATTCAGCCTATCAACCTTTACTATTTTGGGACGGTAGAGCTAAAACGCTTGAAGAACAAAGTAAAGGGCCTATTGCCAATCCTAAAGAAATGACTTTAGCAGATAACCCTCATGAGGCCCATTGGCAATGTCAAGAACGTGTAAAAAACATTGCAGGCTATCGACTTCTGTTTAAAGAAGTTTTCAACAATGAAGAGTGTACAATAGATGATATTGCCAAAGCCCTCTCAACATTTGAACGAACCCTCTTATCGGGGAATTCGCCTTATGATCGCTACATTAAAGGCGACAAATCAGCTATGAGTGCTGAGCAAGCACATGGTTATCAAGTATTTTTATCAAAAGGATGCATTGATTGTCATCATGGGGTTAATTTTAGCAGCGGAGATTTTGCTAATATTGGGATAGGGATGGCTTCTTCTAAGCCAGACTTAGGACGGTATGAAATAACAAAAAAAGATAAAGATTGGGGAGCTTTTAAAGTGCCTATCCTCAGAGAAATAGTTAGTAATCATCCTTATATGCACGATGGAAGCCTTAAGACCCTAGAGGAAGTGATTGAGTATTATGATAAAGGAGGCACGCCTAATCCTAATCTGCATCCTTTGATGAAGCCTTTGCAGCTTAAAGAAGAAGAAAAGAAAGCTCTCCTTAGTTTCTTAAAAGCCCTCGATGGTGAAGGTTGGCAACACATTCAAGCGCCTTCGACTTTTCCTGAATAG
- a CDS encoding NAD(P)/FAD-dependent oxidoreductase, translating to MSKPKVVIVGGGFGGLNAAKALKKAAVDVLLLDKTNHHLFQPLLYQVASAALSPANIASPIRTIFSKQENVTVLLANITAVDKEKKIVIAENGETYNYDYLILAPGSQHTYFGHAEWEAFAPGLKTLQDAIRIRERILLSFERAERCTKPEETLKFLQFVIVGAGPTGVEMAGAIAEIAHTSLIHNFRHINPEHARVYLIEGSEQILSSFPKDLAEKAAIDLRKLGVEIILKTRVTEITSEGVRIGDKFIDSRNAIWAAGNQTSPLLDTLEVMQDHTGRIHVANDLSVPGYPEIFVIGDAALLLDTAGLPLPGIAPVAIQQSHYVAKLIRKNICGKQRKPFKYFDKGMMATIGKAKAVAVVGKLKITGFIAWLAWCFIHIHFLISFANRLVVMLNWFYLYCRNQRCIRLITRPLTDKDEPIR from the coding sequence ATGAGCAAGCCAAAAGTTGTAATTGTGGGAGGAGGATTTGGTGGCCTTAATGCTGCTAAAGCTTTAAAAAAAGCAGCAGTAGATGTCTTACTACTTGATAAAACTAATCACCACCTTTTCCAACCCCTTTTATACCAAGTGGCCAGTGCTGCATTATCGCCAGCTAATATTGCTTCACCTATTCGTACCATCTTCTCTAAACAAGAGAATGTAACAGTGCTTTTAGCCAACATTACCGCCGTAGATAAAGAAAAAAAAATAGTAATAGCAGAGAATGGGGAAACTTACAATTATGATTATTTAATCCTTGCTCCAGGCTCTCAGCACACCTATTTTGGACATGCAGAATGGGAAGCATTTGCCCCTGGCTTAAAAACTTTGCAAGATGCCATAAGAATTAGAGAACGCATTCTTTTAAGCTTTGAAAGAGCCGAACGATGCACCAAACCTGAGGAAACCTTAAAATTTTTACAATTCGTAATTGTAGGTGCAGGTCCTACAGGGGTAGAAATGGCAGGAGCTATTGCTGAAATTGCTCATACCTCTTTAATCCATAATTTTCGTCATATTAACCCTGAGCATGCACGTGTTTATTTGATTGAAGGCTCTGAGCAAATACTCTCTAGCTTCCCTAAAGATTTAGCCGAAAAAGCAGCTATAGATTTAAGAAAGCTGGGAGTAGAAATAATTTTAAAAACCAGAGTAACTGAAATAACTTCTGAAGGAGTAAGAATAGGAGATAAGTTTATCGACAGCCGTAATGCCATTTGGGCGGCTGGTAATCAAACTTCTCCTTTATTGGATACATTAGAAGTCATGCAAGATCATACCGGACGAATACATGTCGCCAATGATTTATCCGTTCCTGGTTATCCCGAGATATTTGTGATTGGCGATGCTGCTCTTCTCTTAGATACAGCAGGTCTTCCCTTGCCGGGTATAGCTCCTGTTGCCATTCAACAAAGTCATTACGTGGCTAAGCTAATAAGAAAGAATATTTGCGGCAAACAGAGAAAACCTTTCAAGTACTTCGACAAAGGCATGATGGCAACCATTGGAAAAGCAAAAGCCGTAGCCGTAGTAGGAAAATTAAAAATCACAGGCTTTATTGCCTGGCTAGCATGGTGCTTTATCCATATCCATTTCCTTATCAGCTTCGCCAATCGATTAGTGGTCATGCTCAACTGGTTTTATCTATATTGCCGTAATCAGCGGTGCATACGGCTTATTACTCGTCCCCTAACTGATAAAGATGAACCGATCCGTTGA